Part of the Oerskovia paurometabola genome is shown below.
TGACGGCCTCGGCGTCGAACGCGTCGGCCCCGATCCCGTAGACCGTGTCGGTCGGCAGGACCACGAGGCCGCCTCGCGAGACGGCGTTCACCGCCTCGTCGATCGACGGTCCCCAGGTGTTCGGGTCGGTGACGGGGTGCACAGAGCTCACGCTTCTCAGTCTTCCATGTCCGAAGGGTCCCCTGGTGCGGGGTCTGGCTCGCTCGTCGCCCGCGAGCGCCGGGCCACGACCATACGCGGTCGGCCCGTGAGGTCCTCGACGGTCCGGACGTCCTCGAAACCGCCGACCGCGGCCACCATGTCGCGCGCGGGCCGCGCCTGGACCTCTGCGTGCTCCATGACGTAGAGGCCGCCGGGGGCCAGGAGCCGGGCCGCGGCGCGGGTCACGCCGCGCGGCACCTCGAGGCCGTCTTCGCCGAGCCCGTAGAGCGCGACCTGCGGGTCGTGCAGCGCGACCTCGGGGTCGCGCGGGACCGCGTCGGGCGGCACGTAGGGCGGGTTCGAGACGACGACGTCGCACGTCCCGTCGAGCTCGGCGAGCGCGGTCCGCGCGTCCCCCCGGACCAGGTGCACGACGGCGCCGCTCGCCTCGTGCGTCCGGGCGACGTTGCGCTCGGCCCACGCGTGCGCGTCGCGGTCCAGCTCGACCGCGTGCACACGGGCACCCGGGACCTCGGTCGCGACGGCCAGGGCGATCGCGCCCGACCCCGTGCACAGGTCGACGACGAGGGGCGCCTGCGAGCCCCGGGCGACGACACCGAGCGACTCGTCGATCGCGACCTGCGCGACCTGCTCGGTCTCGGGACGCGGCACGAACACCCCTGGCCCCACGACCAGGTCCAGGTGCCTGAAGGGGGCCGTCCCCGTGAGGTGCTGGAGCGGCACGCGACGGGCACGGGCGTCGAGCAGCCCGGCGAGGCCGTCGAGCACGTCCTCGGTGGTGGGCGTCCCGTCGGGCAGCAGGGAAGACACGGGACGTCCCAGGACGGCCGCCGAGACGACCCGCTCGCGCGGCACGCCCGCGGCGTGCGCGAGCAGCAGCTCGGCGTCGACGCGGGGCGTGTCGATCCCGGCCCGTGCGAGGCGGGCCGCCGCCTCGCGCACGAGGCGAGAGACGTCGTCGGGCAGGGACGACGTGGGGTCCTGCCCCGGCCGCACCGCCGGGACCTGCGGCGACGTCACGACGCCGCGGCGGCGAGGCGCGCCGCCTCGTCGGCGTCGATCGCCGAGCGGATGACCGGCTCGAGGTCACCGTCGAGGACCTGGTCCAGGTTGTACGCCTTGTAGCCCGTGCGGTGGTCCGCGATCCGGTTCTCCGGGTAGTTGTACGTCCGGATGCGCTCGGAACGGTCCACGGTGCGCACCTGCGAGCGGCGCAGGTCGTTCGCGGCCGCCGCCTCCTCCTCCTGGCGCGCGGCCAGGAGCCGGGCGCGCAGCACGCGCATGGCCTGCTCGCGGTTCTGGAGCTGGGACTTCTCGTTCTGCATCGAGACCGTGATCCCCGTGGGCAGGTGCGTGATGCGCACCGCCGAGTCCGTCGTGTTGACCGACTGGCCGCCCGGGCCCGAGGACCGGTAGACGTCGATGCGCAGGTCGTTCTGGTCGATCTCGATCTCTCCCGCGTCCTCGACCTCGGGGAACACGAGCACGCCCGCGGCCGAGGTGTGGATACGGCCCTGCGACTCGGTCACGGGCACGCGCTGGACACGGTGCACGCCGCCCTCGTACTTGAGGTTGGCCCATACCCCGTCAGCAGGGTCCGAGGGGCCGGATCGAGCCTTCACCGCGACCTGGACGTCCTTGTAGCCGCCGAGGTCCGAGTCCGTGGCCTCGATGACCTCGGTCTTCCAGCCGCGGCGCTCGGCGTAGCGCAGGTACATGCGCAGCAGGTCGCCCGCGAACAGCGCGGACTCCTCGCCGCCCTCGCCCGCCTTGATCTCGAGGATCACGTCGCGCCCGTCGTCGGGGTCGCGCGGCACGAGGACCCGGCGCAGCTTCTCGGTCGCGGCCGCGGCCGCCTCCTGGAGCGCGGGGAGCTCGGCGGCGAATTCTGCGGTGTCCTCCCCTGAGCCCTCGATGAGCTCTGTCGCGGCCTCGACGTCGTCGGTCGCGTCGCGCCACGCGCGATAGGCCGCGACGACCTGGCCCAGCTCGGCGTAGCGGCGCCCGAGCGTGCGCGCCCGGCCGGCGTCCGCGTGGACCGCGGGGTCGGCGAGCAGCGTCTCGATCTCGGCGTGCTCGGCGAGCAGGTGTTCGACGGCGGCGAAGGACTCGGTCACGAGGGTGTCCTGACGAGAGGGGTGGTTAGGGCTGTGTGGTCGGGCGCTCGGTCCGGCGCGCTCGCGCCGGGAAAGACGACAGCGCCGGTGGAACGGGCACGCCGCCTGCCCCTGGAGAGGTTGACGGACGCCCGGACCACCGGCGCTGGAGAGTCGCTACTTGTCGGCGGCCTTCTTGCCGTAACGAGCCTCGAAGCGGGCCACGCGGCCACCGGTGTCGAGGATCTTCTGCTTGCCCGTGTAGAACGGGTGGCAGGCCGAGCAGACGTCGGACGAGATGCGTCCGGACTTCTCGGTGCTGCGCGTGACGAACGTGGAACCGCAGGTGCAGGTCACCTCGGTCAGGACGTACTCGGGGTGGATCTCAGCCTTCACAGGACTCTCCTCAGTGGGTTGCCCCCGGGTCGCCTGCGGACAGCAGCCGTGAACCGGGGACGGGGAAACCAACAGGACATTGTGCCAGACGCGTCCGGCACACGGAAAATCCGTGGGCCGCTCTCTCGGGGCGAGCGGCCCACGGGCGCATCAGACGGCGCGGCCGACCTCTTCGTCGTTGTTGATGCCACCAGGTGTGGTCTTCTGCACCTGGAGCAGGAACTCGACGTTGGACTTCGTCTCCTTGAGCTTGCCGAGCAGCAGCTCGATGGCCTGCTGCTGGTCGAGCGCACCCATCACACGGCGCAGCTTGTAGACGATGCGGAGCTCGTCCTGCGGCATGAGGATCTCCTCGCGGCGCGTACCGGACGCGTTGACGTCCACGGCCGGGAAGATGCGCTTGTCCGCGAGCGAGCGGGAGAGCCGGAGCTCCATGTTCCCGGTGCCCTTGAACTCCTCGAAGATGACCTCGTCCATCTTGGACCCGGTCTCGACGAGCGCCGAGGCGAGGATCGTGAGCGACCCGCCGTTCTCGATGTTGCGCGCCGCGCCGAAGAAGCGCTTGGGCGGGTAGAGCGCCGAGGCGTCGACACCACCGGACAGGATGCGCCCGGAGGCGGGGGCCGCCAGGTTGTAGGCGCGCGACAGACGCGTGAGCGAGTCGAGCAGCACCACGACGTCCTGCCCCAGCTCCACGAGGCGCTTGGCGCGCTCGATCGCGAGCTCGGCGACGATCGTGTGGTCGGAGGCCGGACGGTCGAACGTCGAGGCGATGACCTCGCCCTTGACGGTGCGCTCCATGTCCGTGACCTCTTCGGGTCGCTCGTCCACGAGCACGACCATGAGGTGGACCTCAGGGTTGTTCGTCGTGATCGCGTTGGCGATCTGCTGCATGATGATCGTCTTGCCCGCCTTGGGCGGAGCCACGATCAGACCACGCTGGCCCTTGCCGATGGGGGCGACGATGTCGATCACGCGCGGCGTGAGACGACCGACCTCGCCCGTCTCCAGCCGCAGACGCTCCTGCGGGTAGAGCGGCGTCAGCTTGTTGAACTCGGCACGGTTGCGAGCGGCCTCGGGAGACATGCCGTTGACCGAGTCGAGCCGGACCAGCGCGTTGAACTTCTGGTTGCGCGGCCCGGTCTGCTGGAACGACTCGCCGTCGCGGGGCTGTCGCACCGCACCGACGATCGCGTCACCGCGACGCAGGCCCGACTTCTTGACCTGG
Proteins encoded:
- the prfA gene encoding peptide chain release factor 1, which produces MTESFAAVEHLLAEHAEIETLLADPAVHADAGRARTLGRRYAELGQVVAAYRAWRDATDDVEAATELIEGSGEDTAEFAAELPALQEAAAAATEKLRRVLVPRDPDDGRDVILEIKAGEGGEESALFAGDLLRMYLRYAERRGWKTEVIEATDSDLGGYKDVQVAVKARSGPSDPADGVWANLKYEGGVHRVQRVPVTESQGRIHTSAAGVLVFPEVEDAGEIEIDQNDLRIDVYRSSGPGGQSVNTTDSAVRITHLPTGITVSMQNEKSQLQNREQAMRVLRARLLAARQEEEAAAANDLRRSQVRTVDRSERIRTYNYPENRIADHRTGYKAYNLDQVLDGDLEPVIRSAIDADEAARLAAAAS
- the prmC gene encoding peptide chain release factor N(5)-glutamine methyltransferase — its product is MPDDVSRLVREAAARLARAGIDTPRVDAELLLAHAAGVPRERVVSAAVLGRPVSSLLPDGTPTTEDVLDGLAGLLDARARRVPLQHLTGTAPFRHLDLVVGPGVFVPRPETEQVAQVAIDESLGVVARGSQAPLVVDLCTGSGAIALAVATEVPGARVHAVELDRDAHAWAERNVARTHEASGAVVHLVRGDARTALAELDGTCDVVVSNPPYVPPDAVPRDPEVALHDPQVALYGLGEDGLEVPRGVTRAAARLLAPGGLYVMEHAEVQARPARDMVAAVGGFEDVRTVEDLTGRPRMVVARRSRATSEPDPAPGDPSDMED
- the rpmE gene encoding 50S ribosomal protein L31 yields the protein MKAEIHPEYVLTEVTCTCGSTFVTRSTEKSGRISSDVCSACHPFYTGKQKILDTGGRVARFEARYGKKAADK
- the rho gene encoding transcription termination factor Rho, producing the protein MTDTTDTARAGALSTLRLPELQALASQLGVKGTSKMRKSDLVDVIRSTSGEKSAPERTAGASAAARRAPEKDTQTEKVVVQPAVEVPVRAATENVERAERPRRERGQRSARADQAADIVAPLLEQGTRAARTDADRAAGGETPDERAARAAAAVGLVTGAAPERGSRRAGRGAGAPRGGEGETARESAPEAGANGRQERQRDQQREQGQGERQNGQQERQGGQRQQSQGGQQGGQRDQQGQGNRQSDEYDERGGRRRRGRDRNRDRDRKRGRTRGGNIDVSGLDDIEVTEDDVLLPVAGILDVLDQYAFVRTSGYLPGPNDVYVSLGQVKKSGLRRGDAIVGAVRQPRDGESFQQTGPRNQKFNALVRLDSVNGMSPEAARNRAEFNKLTPLYPQERLRLETGEVGRLTPRVIDIVAPIGKGQRGLIVAPPKAGKTIIMQQIANAITTNNPEVHLMVVLVDERPEEVTDMERTVKGEVIASTFDRPASDHTIVAELAIERAKRLVELGQDVVVLLDSLTRLSRAYNLAAPASGRILSGGVDASALYPPKRFFGAARNIENGGSLTILASALVETGSKMDEVIFEEFKGTGNMELRLSRSLADKRIFPAVDVNASGTRREEILMPQDELRIVYKLRRVMGALDQQQAIELLLGKLKETKSNVEFLLQVQKTTPGGINNDEEVGRAV